From Acidaminococcales bacterium, the proteins below share one genomic window:
- the queC gene encoding 7-cyano-7-deazaguanine synthase QueC codes for MKAVVVFSGGQDSATCLLQAISLRGAENVEALSFSYGQKHELELEAAQSIAKELKVRHTVMDAGLLGQIAQSALLKGGGEIKQGNKYPNTVVDGRNMLFLFLAAVYAKSKDVKDIVAGVCQTDFSGYPDCRDIFVKSLNVTLNLAMDYEFRLITPLMWLSKKQTWALADSLGRLEFIRARTHSCYNNVRGGCGSCPACMLRERGYREYAAEKEAK; via the coding sequence ATGAAAGCGGTGGTGGTGTTTTCCGGCGGGCAGGACAGCGCCACCTGCCTGTTGCAGGCAATAAGTTTGCGCGGCGCGGAAAATGTGGAAGCCTTGTCTTTTTCTTATGGGCAAAAGCACGAATTGGAGCTGGAAGCGGCGCAGTCAATCGCAAAAGAGCTAAAGGTCAGGCATACGGTCATGGACGCCGGGCTTTTAGGCCAAATCGCGCAAAGCGCGCTTTTAAAGGGCGGCGGCGAAATAAAGCAAGGGAACAAATACCCCAATACGGTCGTGGACGGACGCAATATGTTGTTTCTTTTCCTGGCGGCCGTTTACGCTAAAAGCAAGGACGTCAAAGACATTGTCGCCGGCGTCTGCCAAACTGATTTCAGCGGCTACCCCGACTGCCGCGATATTTTCGTAAAATCGCTCAATGTTACTTTAAATCTCGCCATGGACTATGAATTCAGGCTTATCACGCCGCTCATGTGGCTTAGCAAGAAACAGACCTGGGCGCTTGCCGACAGCTTGGGCCGCCTTGAGTTCATAAGGGCGCGGACGCACAGCTGCTACAACAACGTGCGCGGCGGCTGCGGCAGCTGCCCCGCCTGCATGCTGCGCGAGCGCGGCTACCGCGAGTACGCGGCGGAAAAAGAAGCGAAATGA